A window from Solanum stenotomum isolate F172 chromosome 5, ASM1918654v1, whole genome shotgun sequence encodes these proteins:
- the LOC125865026 gene encoding glutamate dehydrogenase, producing MNALAATNRNFKLAARLLGLDSKLEQSLLIPFREIKVECTIPKDDGTLASFVGFRVQHDNARGPMKGGIRYHPEVDPDEVNALAQLMTWKTAVANIPYGGAKGGIGCSPSDLSISELERLTRVFTQKIHDLIGIHTDVPAPDMGTNPQTMAWILDEYSKFHGYSPAVVTGKPIDLGGSLGRDAATGRGALFATEALLNEHGKSIAGQRFVIQGFGNVGSWAAKLIHEQGGKVVAVSDITGAIKNEKGIDIESLFKHVKETRGVKGFHDAHPIDANSILVEDCDVLIPAALGGVINKDNANEIKAKYIIEAANHPTDPDADEILSKKGVTILPDIYANSGGVTVSYFEWVQNIQGFMWDEKKVNDELKTYMTRGFKDVKEMCKTHNCDLRMGAFTLGVNRVARATVLRGWEA from the exons GTGGAGTGTACTATACCGAAGGATGATGGCACATTGGCATCTTTCGTTGGATTCAGGGTACAACACGACAATGCACGAGGGCCTATGAAAGGCGGAATCAGATACCATCCAGAG GTTGATCCAGATGAGGTGAATGCATTAGCACAGCTAATGACATGGAAGACAGCGGTTGCCAATATACCATATGGTGGGGCTAAAGGAGGCATAGGATGTAGTCCTAGTGACCTGAGTATCTCTGAGTTGGAACGACTTACTCGAGTATTTACTCAAAAAATACATGACCTAATCGGAATTCACACAGATGTTCCTGCACCAGATATGGGAACAAATCCTCAG ACAATGGCATGGATTCTAGATGAGTACTCAAAATTTCATGGTTATTCACCTGCTGTGGTAACTGGAAAACCTATT GATCTCGGTGGATCTCTAGGCAGAGATGCAGCTACCGGAAGGGGTGCTCTCTTTGCTACAGAAGCCCTGCTTAATGAGCACGGCAAGAGTATTGCTGGTCAGCGTTTTGTTATACAG GGATTCGGGAATGTTGGTTCCTGGGCTGCAAAGCTCATCCATGAGCAAGGTGGGAAAGTTGTAGCAGTAAGTGACATAACAGGTGCCATAAAGAATGAGAAGGGAATCGATATAGAAAGCCTTTTCAAACACGTGAAGGAAACTCGTGGAGTTAAAGGTTTCCATGATGCACATCCAATTGATGCAAATTCAATACTGGTAGAAGACTGTGATGTTCTTATCCCAGCTGCCCTCGGTGGAGTAATCAACAA GGATAATGCAAATGAAATTAAAGCCAAATATATTATTGAGGCTGCTAACCATCCAACTGATCCAGATGCTGATGAG ATTTTGTCTAAGAAAGGAGTTACCATCCTACCGGATATTTATGCTAACTCGGGTGGTGTCACCGTCAGTTATTTTGAGTGGGTCCAG AACATCCAAGGCTTTATGTGGGATGAGAAAAAAGTGAATGATGAGTTGAAGACATACATGACAAGAGGTTTTAAAGATGTCAAGGAAATGTGCAAGACTCACAACTGTGATCTCCGAATGGGCGCCTTCACCTTAGGTGTTAACCGTGTAGCTAGAGCAACCGTTCTTCGAGGATGG